A window of the Ogataea parapolymorpha DL-1 chromosome V, whole genome shotgun sequence genome harbors these coding sequences:
- a CDS encoding Subunit alpha of assimilatory sulfite reductase, whose amino-acid sequence MPSISEGEPSISTSVALSSATISSPFGLPLDPYELKGRVLTSPFNVLLSAIYLLNDKIFSYELLGHHDVPDRRSLLGLWNKLNRKNLNNKVPNLYNLEVRSGCGNLVLGYLNESIDGEPVSVIVPSSGLEYMEPVLLQQNQNHHNLALSLNVASLEYDFKSGQLVSQYSKVLSVAKNLKLPVLHSLDAVEAQHFAILTNALAKLKITTVHLFDGLSFLKTNQTISGSLSNERIRAVADELYEKLNGKIQLLPASSKLSFALSVLNEVLDTNYAPFEYHGPQGAETVYVSYGSKETALLKRLNVAFVHVRTALPFEVAKFVDLIPASTKQVVVIGEKFHGVNLLKLDVQAALYVKQRFLKVVEETVAQFERLATSVVEAGSHFQFLTADNSPFVDVPSKITHALSLVPDMDIQYRPKFDNTVNSGVFSADIRTGSVSSELLDVLVVEDAQILNEVDVLKNLKKTGSLLVVNGPEQKFDEVKFVEKTLSSKFKTRLLAEQRTLKVIDLNAVGEQEATKGRTSSIAIQVAFWKHAYPELDTGAIVTKILQAFGSEAELLASVIAELVEKVEQHVLEVVVKEAGEDEQETKFVDLVETSFQPNPREKFVDTTSVKVEARSELVRKLMFKEAYGVSKALRPDLPVQNFVVRVKENKRLTPTDYDRNIFHIEFDVSGTGLKYNIGEALGIHGRNTPEIVDQFIQMYGLEPDALVEVASKEDETVFEVRTVRQALIENLDVLGKPPKRFYESLAEYATNADEKATLTKLGSADGAELLKTYQEEEFYSYVDIFELFPSARPSAEELVQLIPALKRREYSIASSQKLHPNEVHLLVVVVDWKDKKGRTRYGQCSKYLSDLRIGEELVVSVKTSIMKLPPLTTQPIIMAGLGTGLAPFKAFVEERYFQQTQGHEIGEIYLYLGSRHKRQEYLYGEYWEAYLNSGIMTYIGAAFSRDQPKKVYIQDKIRENLEELTDLMMAKKGHFYLCGPTWPVPDITACLQDILEADAAKKGVQIDSAKEVEELKEDGRYVLEVY is encoded by the coding sequence ATGCCATCGATTTCTGAAGGAGAACCTTCCATTTCAACGTCCGTGGCTCTTTCGTCGGCAACGATCAGCTCACCTTTTGGGCTTCCGCTCGACCCCTATGAGCTCAAGGGTCGTGTTTTGACGTCCCCCTTTAACGTCCTGTTATCAGCCATCTACCTGTTGAACGACAAGATTTTCAGCTACGAGCTGCTAGGTCACCACGATGTCCCTGACAGACGCTCATTGCTGGGCTTGTggaacaagctgaacagaaaaaacctcaacaacaaggtCCCTAATCTGTACAACTTGGAGGTTAGATCTGGCTGCGGAAACCTCGTTCTGGGATATTTGAACGAGAGTATTGACGGGGAGCCTGTGTCTGTGATTGTTCCAAGCTCTGGACTGGAGTACATGGAGCCTGTTTTGCTGCAGCAAAACCAAAACCACCACAATCTGGCTCTGTCGCTGAACGTTGCCAGCTTAGAGTACGACTTCAAGAGCGGCCAACTGGTTTCGCAGTACTCTAAGGTTCTTTCCGTTGCGAAGAACTTGAAGCTGCCAGTTTTGCACTCGCTGGACGCAGTCGAGGCCCAGCACTTTGCCATTCTGACCAACGCTCtggccaagctgaagaTCACTACGGTCCATCTCTTTGATGGTCTGAGCTTCCTTAAAACCAATCAGACGATCTCGGGCTCACTTTCGAACGAGCGAATCCGGGCTGTTGCAGACGAACTGtacgagaagctgaacggcaagatccagctgctgccagCTTCTTCGAAGCTGTCGTTTGCACTTTCTGTGCTGAACGAGGTCCTGGACACCAACTATGCTCCGTTCGAGTACCACGGACCCCAGGGGGCTGAAACAGTCTACGTTTCGTACGGCTCGAAGGAGACTGCGCTGCTGAAGCGGTTAAACGTGGCGTTCGTGCACGTGAGAACGGCGCTGCCGTTTGAGGTGGCCAAGTTTGTTGATCTGATCCCGGCCAGCACGAAGCAGGTGGTCGTCATTGGCGAGAAGTTCCACGGCGTCAAtctgctcaagctggacgttCAGGCCGCGCTGTACGTGAAGCAGCGCTTTTTGAAGGTTGTGGAGGAGACGGTGGCACAGTTTGAGCGGCTGGCCACGTCAGTGGTCGAGGCAGGCTCCCATTTCCAGTTCCTCACCGCAGACAACTCACCATTCGTGGACGTgccttccaaaatcaccCACGCGCTGTCGCTGGTGCCGGACATGGACATTCAGTACAGGCCGAAGTTCGACAACACGGTGAACTCTGGTGTGTTTTCTGCCGACATCCGCACCGGCAGCGTTTCGAGCGAGTTGCTCGAcgtccttgttgttgaggatgCACAGATCTTGAACGAGGTTGACgtgctcaaaaatctcaagAAGACGGGCTCGCTGCTTGTGGTGAACGGCCCGGAACAGAAATTTGACGAAGTTAAGTTTGTTGAGAAGACGTTGTCGTCGAAATTCAAGACGCGGCTGCTGGCTGAACAACGTACTCTTAAGGTGATTGACCTCAACGCCGTGGGCGAGCAGGAGGCCACCAAGGGCCGTACCTCGTCGATTGCGATCCAGGTCGCATTTTGGAAACACGCATACCCAGAACTAGACACGGGAGCCATTGTGACCAAAATTTTGCAAGCTTTCGGTAGcgaggccgagctgctggcaTCGGTGATTGCCGAGCTGGTAGAGAAGGTTGAGCAACACGTTCTGGAGGTCGTGGTCAAGGAAGCCGGTGAAGACGAGCAGGAGACTAAGTTTGTCGACCTTGTCGAGACCTCGTTCCAGCCTAACCCTAGGGAGAAATTTGTGGATACCACGAGCGTCAAGGTGGAGGCACGCTCAGAGCTGGTGCGCAAGCTGATGTTCAAGGAGGCTTACGGCGTGTCCAAGGCTCTGCGGCCAGACCTGCCGGTGCAGAACTTCGTGGTCAGAGTGAAGGAGAATAAACGGTTGACGCCAACCGATTACGACCGGAACATTTTCCACATCGAGTTTGACGTGAGCGGCACCGGTCTCAAGTACAACATCGGCGAGGCTCTCGGCATTCACGGCAGAAACACCCCGGAGATCGTCGATCAGTTCATACAGATGTACGGTCTGGAGCCAGACGCTCTAGTCGAGGTGGCTTCCAAGGAGGATGAGACCGTTTTTGAGGTGCGTACCGTCAGACAGGCGCTCATTGAAAACCTAGACGTGCTCGGAAAACCACCAAAACGATTCTACGAGTCTCTTGCAGAATATGCTACCAATGCTGACGAAAAAGCCACCCTCACAAAACTTGGCAGTGCAGACGGTGcagagctgctcaagacTTAtcaggaggaagagttcTACAGTTACGTGGACATTTTCGAGCTGTTCCCAAGTGCCAGACCTTCTGCCGAGGAGCTCGTGCAGCTGATTCCAGCGCTAAAGAGAAGAGAGTACTCGATCGCGTCGTCTCAGAAGCTGCATCCAAACGAGGTGCATCTGCTGGTCGTTGTGGTCGATTGGAAGGACAAGAAGGGCAGAACCAGATACGGCCAGTGCTCTAAATACCTGAGCGACCTGCGTATTGGCGAGGAGCTCGTGGTGTCGGTCAAGACGTCGATCATGAAACTGCCTCCATTGACCACCCAGCCGATCATCATGGCAGGTCTCGGTACCGGTTTGGCTCCGTTCAAGGCGTTTGTGGAGGAAAGATATTTCCAACAGACCCAGGGCCACGAGATCGGAGAGATATACCTCTATCTTGGTTCCAGACACAAGAGACAGGAGTACCTGTACGGTGAGTACTGGGAGGCTTATCTGAACTCTGGCATCATGACCTACATTGGAGCAGCCTTCTCCAGAGATCAGCCGAAGAAGGTGTACATCCAGGACAAGATTAGAGAGAACTTGGAGGAACTGACCGACCTCATGATGGCCAAGAAAGGCCATTTCTACCTGTGTGGTCCTACCTGGCCCGTGCCAGACATCACCGCCTGTCTGCAGgatattttggaggcagatgCGGCCAAGAAGGGTGTGCAGATCGACAGCGCCAAGGAGGTTGAAGAATTGAAGGAGGATGGTAGATACGTTCTAGAAGTGTACTAG